The proteins below come from a single Branchiostoma floridae strain S238N-H82 chromosome 5, Bfl_VNyyK, whole genome shotgun sequence genomic window:
- the LOC118416158 gene encoding fibrillin-2-like, with translation MTTELSTTDTPDIAASTATLAVVECGCPLQASHAELNLTTTTTGSVATYRCKKGFQSASGTTSLTCGSDGEWKGTLPSCEAITPCIRFCGFGSCFVDDGTQKCDCNTGYGFFGLSQFCLDVNECENGLDYCLGRPACGSNARCINSPYGSYTCRCPSGYTGDGRTTCEGQV, from the exons ATGACAACTGAGCTTTCAACGACAGATACGCCGGACATAGCCGCTTCAACGGCTACATTAGCAG TTGTCGAGTGTGGCTGCCCATTACAGGCCTCCCATGCTGAGCTTAAcctaacaacaacaaccactGGCTCCGTGGCAACATACCGTTGCAAGAAGGGGTTTCAGTCCGCGAGCGGGACCACAAGTCTTACGTGTGGCAGCGACGGAGAATGGAAGGGTACATTACCAAGCTGTGAAG CCATTACACCCTGTATCCGGTTCTGTGGCTTTGGAAGCTGTTTTGTGGATGACGGCACTCAGAAGTGTGACTGCAACACAGGATACGGTTTTTTCGGCCTTTCCCAGTTTTGTCTAG ATGTCAATGAATGTGAAAACGGTTTGGATTATTGCTTGGGACGACCAGCCTGTGGGTCTAACGCAAGGTGCATCAACTCTCCGTACGGCTCGTACACGTGTCGGTGTCCCAGCGGCTATACTGGTGATGGGAGGACAACGTGTGAGG GCCAAGTATAG